A single region of the Thermoanaerobacterium aotearoense genome encodes:
- a CDS encoding VanZ family protein: MGLGIMIDVKTIMPVIVLIYGWLIFYMMRKKQRSIGYILCFSMFFIYLLSVAHYTLFPIRLFQHNDLIKDGVDWKNGLNFIPFRELTYSYLNSVQGWGNVIRNIFYLSGYVARRVDINDVILNVLGVLLGYCLFCILSWLYIKSIPPNEKAKGVWDHIHKVLVKREF, from the coding sequence TTGGGATTAGGTATAATGATAGACGTTAAAACTATTATGCCGGTGATAGTTTTAATATATGGATGGCTAATTTTTTATATGATGAGAAAGAAACAACGCAGTATTGGATATATATTATGTTTTTCGATGTTTTTCATATATTTGCTTTCTGTAGCTCATTATACTTTGTTTCCGATTCGATTATTCCAACACAATGACTTGATTAAAGATGGAGTTGATTGGAAAAATGGTTTAAACTTTATTCCATTTCGTGAATTGACATATTCTTATCTTAATTCAGTACAAGGATGGGGAAATGTGATAAGAAACATATTTTATTTATCTGGTTATGTTGCCAGAAGGGTTGATATTAACGATGTAATACTGAATGTCTTAGGTGTATTATTAGGTTACTGTTTATTTTGTATACTTTCTTGGCTTTATATTAAAAGTATACCGCCAAATGAAAAGGCGAAAGGAGTGTGGGATCATATTCACAAAGTTTTAGTTAAGAGAGAATTTTAG
- a CDS encoding YmaF family protein, whose protein sequence is MSDGDKHYHDYFGTTSTVLEHNHNYKGCTSYAIPYGTSHIHYYSGYTSVDKGHKHYVNGYTGPAIRTKDGHVHKMDGRTSYDKDHYHNYSNCTSKQIYN, encoded by the coding sequence ATGTCAGATGGAGATAAACACTACCATGATTATTTTGGTACAACCAGCACAGTGTTAGAGCACAACCACAATTACAAAGGATGTACCAGCTATGCTATACCATATGGCACAAGCCATATACACTATTACTCGGGCTATACGTCAGTAGACAAAGGTCACAAACATTATGTGAATGGATACACAGGACCTGCTATAAGGACTAAAGATGGTCATGTTCATAAGATGGATGGCAGAACATCTTATGATAAAGACCACTATCATAATTACAGCAATTGCACTTCAAAGCAGATATACAATTAA
- a CDS encoding alpha-galactosidase — MPIRYYEKSKSFKLDAKDTSYIMAIVDEEKFLGHVYFGEMIPDEDVNYLLRLDEPPYVPSKNGRDRMSFLDSFPTEYPTSGLGDFREPCLKVMTKSGITACGIFYKSHKIYKGKPKLNGLPSTFGNEDDCTTLEIKCVDNHLNLEVVLIYTVFEDLDAITRSVKVKNCSDEDIILTRVLSVCVDFDRIDMDMVTLHGSWAREFHVKRRKVELGKQAVSSYRGETSHQANPFLALMDRNATEDFGEVYGFNLIYSGNFLAQVEGCQFDTTRVVMGINPFDFGWKLEPQEEFVAPEVVMVYSNEGIGKMSRTFHDLYRNHLIRGEYKNKRRPVLINSWEAAYFDFDTDKLLRLAREASKLGIEMLVMDDGWFGKRNSDNCSLGDWVVNEEKLKGGLKYLVDEVNKLGMKFGIWFEPEMVSPDSDLYRAHPDWCIHIDGREGTLCRNQYVLDLSRKEVRDYVYGSVSNILRSANIEYVKWDMNRQLSDVGNCVLPPDRQREIWHRYVLGVYEIMDRLTTEFPHIILENCSGGGGRFDPGMLYFSPQIWLSDDTDAIERLKIQHGASYVYPVSTMGAHISDCPNHIVGRNTPFETRGLVALSGTFGYELDVTKISQEDKDMIPKQIEMYKKYNNLIYNGDLYRIGNPFENIEFECVEYVSKDKNEVLVIYVQILNRPNYHSRRIRLKGLEKDAFYRNEETDEVFSGSALMNGGILIKELKGDFRGKLFHFVRV; from the coding sequence ATGCCGATACGTTATTATGAGAAGTCGAAATCATTTAAACTTGATGCTAAAGATACCAGTTATATAATGGCTATCGTTGATGAAGAAAAGTTTTTAGGACATGTCTACTTTGGAGAGATGATTCCTGATGAAGATGTGAATTACCTTTTAAGATTAGATGAACCTCCTTATGTTCCTTCAAAGAATGGAAGAGACAGGATGTCGTTTTTAGACAGCTTCCCTACAGAATACCCTACAAGTGGTTTGGGGGATTTTAGAGAGCCATGTTTAAAGGTTATGACAAAGTCAGGAATTACTGCGTGCGGGATTTTTTACAAGTCTCATAAAATATATAAAGGCAAGCCAAAATTAAATGGCTTGCCATCAACGTTTGGCAATGAAGATGACTGTACTACGCTTGAAATAAAGTGTGTTGATAATCATTTAAATTTAGAAGTTGTTTTGATTTATACGGTTTTTGAAGATTTAGATGCAATAACGAGAAGTGTAAAAGTAAAAAATTGCTCTGATGAAGATATCATATTGACGAGAGTGTTGTCCGTATGTGTTGATTTTGACCGAATTGACATGGATATGGTAACTTTACATGGCTCATGGGCCAGAGAATTTCATGTAAAGAGAAGGAAAGTTGAGCTTGGGAAACAAGCTGTTTCATCATATAGAGGTGAGACAAGTCATCAGGCAAATCCGTTTTTAGCTTTAATGGATAGGAATGCCACTGAAGATTTTGGTGAAGTTTATGGGTTTAACCTTATATATTCTGGTAATTTCTTAGCACAAGTAGAAGGATGTCAGTTTGATACAACTCGCGTTGTTATGGGTATAAATCCATTTGATTTTGGATGGAAACTTGAACCTCAGGAGGAATTTGTGGCACCAGAAGTAGTGATGGTCTATTCAAACGAAGGTATTGGGAAAATGTCACGAACTTTTCACGATCTATACCGCAATCATCTTATACGAGGTGAATATAAAAATAAAAGAAGACCTGTCCTTATAAATAGCTGGGAAGCTGCATATTTTGACTTTGATACTGATAAGCTTTTGAGATTGGCAAGAGAAGCATCAAAGCTGGGAATTGAGATGCTTGTGATGGACGATGGTTGGTTTGGAAAGCGGAACAGTGATAATTGTTCTTTAGGTGATTGGGTCGTCAATGAAGAAAAGTTAAAAGGAGGGCTTAAATATTTAGTAGATGAAGTAAATAAACTTGGCATGAAGTTTGGGATATGGTTTGAGCCTGAGATGGTTTCGCCGGATTCCGATCTTTATAGGGCACATCCGGATTGGTGCATACACATAGATGGAAGAGAAGGTACATTGTGCCGCAATCAATATGTATTGGATTTGTCCAGAAAGGAAGTCAGAGATTACGTTTATGGAAGCGTAAGCAATATTTTACGCAGTGCAAACATAGAATATGTAAAGTGGGATATGAATAGGCAGCTTAGCGATGTCGGAAATTGTGTATTGCCACCCGATCGTCAGAGAGAAATATGGCACAGATATGTTTTAGGCGTATATGAAATTATGGACAGGCTTACGACAGAATTTCCGCATATCATTTTGGAAAATTGCTCTGGAGGAGGAGGGCGCTTTGACCCTGGAATGCTGTATTTCAGCCCTCAGATATGGCTTTCAGATGATACAGATGCGATTGAGAGGCTTAAAATCCAGCATGGGGCTTCATACGTATATCCTGTATCAACAATGGGTGCCCACATAAGCGATTGTCCAAACCACATTGTTGGAAGAAACACTCCTTTTGAGACGAGAGGACTTGTAGCATTGTCCGGGACTTTTGGATATGAATTGGATGTTACAAAGATATCTCAGGAAGACAAGGACATGATACCTAAGCAAATAGAGATGTACAAAAAGTACAATAATTTGATATACAATGGGGATTTATACCGTATAGGAAATCCATTTGAAAATATAGAGTTTGAATGCGTAGAGTATGTTTCAAAGGACAAGAATGAGGTGCTTGTTATATACGTTCAAATCTTGAATAGGCCCAATTACCACAGCAGAAGAATCCGATTGAAGGGCCTTGAGAAAGATGCTTTTTATCGCAACGAGGAGACAGATGAAGTTTTTTCAGGAAGCGCTCTTATGAACGGTGGAATCCTCATAAAAGAATTGAAAGGAGACTTTAGAGGAAAATTGTTTCACTTTGTACGGGTGTAA
- the asrB gene encoding anaerobic sulfite reductase subunit AsrB yields the protein MINVYMPKKVEILSIIPQTDIDYTFRLKSDILPRHGQFLQVSIPKIGEAPISISDYTDEYIELTIRKVGTVTDAIHELKPGDFLFIRGPYGHGFPVEDFKDKNVVIAAGGTGLAPVKSIINRYYRNPKEIKNLNILMGFKSPKDILFEDEIKKWKEKFDVLLTVDNGDETWTGNTGLITKFIPELKIENPNDTIVIVVGPPMMMKFTCLEFLKRNIPDENIWVSFERKMSCGIGKCGHCKINETYVCLEGPVFNYTKSKQLLD from the coding sequence ATGATAAATGTGTACATGCCAAAAAAAGTAGAAATATTGTCTATAATTCCTCAAACAGATATCGATTATACTTTTAGGCTAAAATCCGATATTCTGCCAAGACATGGACAATTTTTACAAGTATCTATACCTAAAATCGGTGAAGCCCCAATATCGATAAGCGATTACACTGATGAATACATCGAACTTACCATAAGAAAAGTAGGCACTGTAACAGATGCTATACATGAATTAAAACCAGGCGATTTCTTGTTTATAAGAGGCCCATATGGCCACGGATTTCCTGTAGAAGATTTTAAAGATAAAAATGTAGTGATCGCCGCTGGCGGTACAGGTCTAGCACCAGTCAAAAGCATAATAAACAGGTATTACAGAAATCCTAAAGAGATAAAAAACCTCAATATTTTGATGGGTTTTAAATCTCCGAAAGACATACTTTTTGAAGATGAAATAAAAAAATGGAAAGAAAAATTTGATGTTTTATTGACTGTTGACAATGGAGATGAAACGTGGACAGGAAATACAGGTTTAATCACAAAATTTATACCAGAATTAAAAATCGAAAACCCTAATGATACGATCGTAATTGTCGTAGGTCCACCTATGATGATGAAATTTACATGCCTTGAATTTTTAAAGCGAAATATACCGGATGAAAATATATGGGTATCTTTCGAAAGAAAGATGTCATGCGGCATAGGAAAATGTGGCCATTGTAAGATAAATGAAACCTACGTTTGCTTAGAAGGTCCTGTATTCAATTACACAAAATCAAAGCAACTTCTCGATTAA
- the pmtA gene encoding phenol-soluble modulin export ABC transporter ATP-binding protein PmtA has translation MEPILEVKNLRKNYRDFSLKDISFRLDRGYIMGFIGQNGAGKSTTIKLIMNLLKRDGGEIKVFGKDNIKHEMEVKNKIGFVYDECYFYEELTVLEMKEIIASFYKEWDDDLFSKYIKKFDIPQKKKIKDLSKGMKMKFSLAIALSHNADLLIMDEPTSGLDPVVRSEILDILSNIIQDENKSVFFSTHITSDLDKIADYIVLIDNGEIILSSSKDEILENYGLIKGNKELLNDEIKKRFVGVKINNFGFEGLVDDKKQMKRILGDKVLIEKPTLEDVMLYYTRRDFNV, from the coding sequence ATGGAACCGATATTGGAGGTTAAAAATCTGAGGAAAAATTATAGAGATTTTAGCTTGAAAGATATAAGTTTTAGACTCGATAGAGGATATATAATGGGATTTATAGGACAAAATGGCGCCGGGAAAAGCACTACTATAAAGCTTATAATGAACTTATTAAAAAGAGATGGCGGTGAAATAAAGGTCTTTGGAAAGGATAATATAAAACATGAGATGGAAGTGAAAAATAAGATAGGTTTTGTGTACGACGAGTGTTATTTTTATGAAGAATTGACTGTTTTAGAAATGAAGGAAATAATTGCATCGTTTTATAAAGAATGGGATGATGATTTGTTCAGTAAGTATATTAAAAAATTTGATATACCGCAAAAAAAGAAAATAAAAGATCTCTCGAAAGGAATGAAGATGAAGTTTTCACTGGCGATTGCTCTTTCTCATAATGCCGATTTATTGATAATGGATGAGCCTACGTCAGGGCTTGATCCTGTTGTTCGCAGTGAAATTTTAGATATTCTTTCGAATATTATTCAGGATGAAAACAAAAGCGTGTTTTTTTCTACACATATAACATCAGATTTAGATAAGATAGCTGATTATATAGTTTTGATTGACAATGGTGAGATAATACTATCATCTTCAAAAGATGAGATTTTAGAAAATTACGGCTTGATAAAAGGCAACAAAGAATTGTTAAATGATGAGATAAAAAAGAGATTTGTTGGAGTCAAGATAAATAATTTTGGCTTCGAAGGTCTTGTAGACGACAAAAAGCAAATGAAAAGAATTTTAGGCGATAAGGTGTTAATTGAAAAGCCGACGTTGGAAGATGTAATGCTCTATTATACCAGGAGGGATTTTAATGTATAG
- a CDS encoding GntR family transcriptional regulator, which translates to MNIIISNSSDEPIYEQIKRQIKNSILNGELKEGELMPSIRNLAKELMISVITTKRAYEDLEKEGYIVTKPGKGSYVAAQNKEFMREMRLKIVEEKLSEAVEAGKAIDLKLEEMEEMLRLLYE; encoded by the coding sequence ATGAACATCATAATTTCGAATTCATCTGATGAGCCAATATATGAACAGATAAAAAGACAGATTAAAAATTCAATCTTAAACGGTGAACTTAAAGAAGGAGAATTGATGCCATCTATTAGAAATCTTGCAAAAGAACTTATGATAAGTGTTATTACGACAAAAAGAGCTTATGAAGACCTTGAGAAGGAAGGTTACATTGTTACAAAACCTGGCAAAGGATCATATGTAGCCGCTCAAAATAAAGAATTTATGAGAGAGATGAGATTAAAAATTGTAGAGGAGAAACTTTCTGAGGCTGTTGAGGCGGGAAAAGCTATTGATTTAAAGTTAGAAGAAATGGAAGAGATGCTGAGACTTTTATATGAATGA
- the asrA gene encoding anaerobic sulfite reductase subunit AsrA, which translates to MGIELDVKSFDDALKILSKDYKIFAPIRLKGKGAFSDTDLVTYGEISSYRDMELSEKSRYSPKEVIYPITQTLFYFTEDEYKEPEIDNKGIIVFLRPCDANSYLKLDNIFLKNGPYEDNYYKKLRDKVKFFVIECTKGFSTCFCVSTGSNKFLDYDVFFRFDNDKITCDVKNDEFSYVFSGKEVEFTPEFIEKNEIEVKLPDVDKISRNIEYVFNHELWDEYTKRCIACGRCTVSCPTCSCFSMQDIFYKDNPKCGERRRVWASCMVDGFTDVAGGHSYRQKYGERMRFKVMHKIYNYKKRFGTTMCVGCGRCDDVCPEYISFIKIVSKVTDAVER; encoded by the coding sequence ATGGGTATTGAATTAGATGTAAAAAGTTTTGATGATGCCCTGAAAATATTAAGCAAAGATTACAAAATATTTGCTCCTATAAGGTTAAAAGGAAAAGGAGCATTTTCTGATACTGATCTTGTGACATACGGAGAAATTTCCTCCTATCGAGATATGGAATTAAGCGAAAAATCAAGGTATTCCCCGAAAGAGGTAATTTACCCTATAACGCAGACCCTATTTTACTTTACAGAAGATGAATACAAAGAACCTGAAATTGACAATAAAGGAATCATCGTCTTTTTAAGACCTTGCGACGCTAATTCATATCTAAAATTAGACAATATTTTTCTAAAAAATGGTCCTTACGAAGATAACTACTACAAAAAACTGAGAGATAAAGTCAAATTTTTTGTTATAGAGTGCACAAAAGGCTTTTCTACTTGTTTCTGTGTGTCAACAGGTTCTAACAAGTTTTTAGATTATGATGTTTTTTTCCGGTTTGATAATGACAAAATAACATGCGATGTAAAAAACGACGAGTTTAGCTATGTTTTTTCAGGTAAAGAAGTGGAGTTCACTCCAGAATTTATAGAAAAAAATGAAATCGAAGTTAAATTGCCTGATGTAGACAAAATATCTCGAAATATAGAGTATGTATTTAATCATGAATTGTGGGACGAATACACGAAAAGATGCATAGCTTGCGGAAGATGTACTGTATCATGTCCTACATGCAGTTGCTTTTCAATGCAAGATATATTTTACAAAGATAACCCTAAATGCGGAGAGAGAAGGCGAGTATGGGCAAGTTGCATGGTAGATGGATTTACTGATGTGGCAGGAGGTCACAGCTACAGGCAAAAATACGGTGAGAGAATGAGATTTAAGGTGATGCACAAGATATACAACTACAAAAAACGTTTTGGCACAACAATGTGCGTTGGATGCGGAAGGTGTGACGATGTATGTCCAGAGTACATTTCATTTATAAAGATCGTATCAAAGGTCACTGATGCAGTAGAGAGGTGA
- a CDS encoding B12-binding domain-containing radical SAM protein, producing MEQYDVFLINPPSSSMKDKYEHLGLAYIAAFLRKENISVKILDMPLYDLFPDDVIYDIKQNKPKLIGVSIPFQDSAIEALRFIKRIKETGYKGHLSVGGIYPTFSYDEIMMECPQIDTVILGEGELTFTELAKKILNDEEWKNIEGIVYKDGDTLNVNDKRPLIDDLDSMPYPERDTLPIVILKSGFASILTSRGCYGRCSFCSVGPFFSQFGQKYRQRSVENVIDEIKILYERYNVRNLFFNDAEFVGGKGKSYERAYRLAEEIIRSGMNINFSIQCRVNDVDQELFSILKKAGLRRVFLGVESGSQTVLDRFKKDVKVEDNANALKILNDLDLYISMGFIMFDPHINFKELSENISFINNAVKLIGKERLDYYPVSRLLPLAGAEVEREMKEKGLYKGNSLNYNYEFDDKAIGFIYKLSHGVFNLVGNLKSRFKGSSESNTKWIKR from the coding sequence ATGGAGCAGTACGATGTTTTTCTTATAAATCCTCCATCATCAAGTATGAAAGATAAATACGAACATTTAGGACTTGCATATATAGCAGCTTTTCTCAGGAAAGAGAACATCAGTGTAAAGATATTAGACATGCCACTTTACGATTTATTTCCAGATGATGTAATCTACGATATAAAGCAAAACAAACCAAAATTAATAGGTGTAAGCATACCATTTCAAGATAGTGCGATTGAAGCTTTAAGGTTCATAAAAAGAATAAAAGAGACAGGTTATAAAGGGCATTTGTCTGTAGGTGGCATATACCCTACTTTTTCATACGATGAGATAATGATGGAGTGTCCTCAGATTGACACAGTTATTTTAGGTGAAGGGGAGCTTACTTTTACAGAGCTTGCAAAAAAGATACTGAATGATGAAGAATGGAAGAATATAGAAGGCATAGTCTATAAAGACGGCGATACATTAAATGTAAATGACAAAAGACCTCTCATAGATGACCTTGATAGTATGCCATATCCTGAAAGAGATACGCTTCCGATAGTAATCTTGAAGTCAGGTTTTGCCTCTATACTTACATCAAGAGGATGCTATGGAAGATGCAGCTTTTGCAGTGTTGGGCCATTTTTTTCTCAGTTTGGACAAAAGTACAGACAAAGAAGCGTAGAAAATGTCATTGATGAGATAAAAATACTATATGAAAGATACAATGTAAGAAATTTATTTTTCAACGATGCAGAATTTGTAGGCGGTAAAGGTAAAAGTTATGAAAGGGCATATAGATTAGCCGAGGAAATCATAAGAAGCGGCATGAATATCAATTTTAGCATACAATGCAGAGTAAACGATGTAGACCAGGAGCTTTTTTCTATTCTAAAAAAGGCTGGACTAAGAAGAGTATTTTTGGGCGTCGAATCAGGGTCGCAAACAGTTCTTGACCGTTTTAAAAAAGATGTAAAGGTTGAGGATAATGCAAATGCTTTAAAGATTTTAAATGATTTAGATCTTTATATATCTATGGGATTTATCATGTTCGATCCTCATATAAATTTTAAAGAGCTTAGCGAAAACATTTCTTTTATAAATAATGCAGTAAAATTGATAGGCAAGGAAAGGCTTGACTATTATCCTGTAAGCAGACTTTTGCCTTTAGCAGGTGCAGAAGTTGAAAGAGAAATGAAAGAAAAAGGTTTGTATAAAGGGAATTCTTTAAACTACAATTATGAATTCGATGACAAAGCTATTGGATTTATTTACAAGTTATCACATGGTGTGTTCAATTTAGTCGGGAATTTAAAATCAAGGTTTAAAGGAAGTAGCGAAAGTAATACTAAATGGATAAAAAGATAA
- a CDS encoding HAD family hydrolase, which translates to MFEAVILDMDGVLIDSEPLHIQLEEEIFKEIGADISLEEHISFVGTTSHYMWEYVKNKCNVSFTVEELVEMDRKRYFDYISKHDGAVKPIEGVDELVKELYSREVRLAVASSSPIDVIELVVKKLHLNDYFCELVSGDFVKRSKPYPDIFLYAAEKLGVSPERCLVVEDSNKGVLAAKSAGMKVIGFINPNSGDQDISMADMVIRSFSELNYEKLQNI; encoded by the coding sequence GTGTTTGAAGCAGTTATTTTAGACATGGATGGTGTATTAATCGACAGTGAACCGCTGCACATACAATTGGAAGAAGAAATTTTCAAGGAAATTGGAGCCGATATATCTTTAGAGGAGCATATTTCATTTGTTGGGACGACTTCTCACTACATGTGGGAATACGTAAAAAATAAGTGCAATGTATCGTTTACGGTTGAAGAACTTGTTGAGATGGACAGAAAAAGGTATTTTGACTATATATCAAAACACGATGGTGCAGTAAAACCTATAGAAGGCGTAGACGAACTTGTAAAGGAACTGTATTCAAGAGAAGTGAGACTTGCAGTTGCTTCATCATCACCTATTGATGTAATTGAACTTGTTGTAAAAAAGCTTCATCTCAATGATTATTTCTGTGAGCTTGTATCAGGTGATTTTGTCAAGAGAAGTAAGCCATATCCGGATATTTTTCTTTATGCTGCTGAAAAACTTGGTGTTTCGCCTGAAAGATGCCTTGTCGTTGAGGATTCAAATAAAGGCGTTTTAGCAGCAAAAAGCGCTGGAATGAAAGTAATAGGCTTTATAAATCCTAATTCAGGAGATCAAGACATAAGTATGGCGGATATGGTTATACGTTCATTTTCTGAATTAAACTACGAAAAATTGCAAAATATATAA
- a CDS encoding ABC-2 transporter permease, with amino-acid sequence MYSLLLKDILVQKKQFLYGILLAAIYSFAFSSNNLGGVLTVFVFPYIFVLTAASYEEKNRSEIVLASLPIKRSVLVMEKYVSVFLFAVLGAIEYIIVVGIGNLLQLPIRFSTLTIEPVLIFGLAVYYGIYLPFYFKFGYIKTRWINFVMFFGLFFGVTGLISVINKYGTNSQVLNSLITLFKNQSNTFVANELIIMALLIYALSYMVSVKIYNSREF; translated from the coding sequence ATGTATAGTCTATTGTTGAAAGATATATTAGTGCAGAAAAAGCAATTTTTATACGGCATATTGTTGGCAGCGATTTATTCATTTGCCTTCAGCAGCAATAATTTAGGCGGCGTATTGACTGTTTTTGTATTTCCATACATTTTCGTGCTTACTGCCGCTTCATATGAAGAGAAAAACAGATCCGAAATTGTTTTAGCCAGCCTCCCAATCAAGCGTTCTGTTTTAGTAATGGAAAAATACGTATCTGTTTTTCTGTTTGCTGTATTAGGTGCAATAGAATATATAATAGTAGTGGGTATCGGAAATTTGCTTCAGTTACCTATAAGGTTTTCTACATTGACGATTGAACCAGTTTTGATTTTTGGATTAGCTGTTTATTATGGTATATACCTGCCTTTTTATTTTAAATTCGGATACATCAAGACGAGATGGATAAACTTTGTCATGTTTTTTGGGTTGTTTTTTGGTGTTACGGGATTAATAAGTGTAATAAACAAGTATGGAACGAATTCTCAAGTATTAAATTCTTTAATCACGCTTTTTAAGAATCAATCAAATACATTTGTGGCAAATGAACTGATTATAATGGCACTTCTCATTTATGCTCTTTCATATATGGTTTCAGTAAAAATATACAATTCACGCGAATTTTAA
- the asrC gene encoding sulfite reductase subunit C, which produces MILDIDTKLLKKNAYRVTKQRGITALRIRVPGGDLNIKYLDIIKEVAEKYGNGTVHITTRQGFEIPGIPMEKIDKINELISPIIKGLKDEGVQIEDEEEGYPAAGTRNVSACIGNRVCPFANYDTTALALKIEKLIYPNDYHVKIAVTGCPNDCIKAHMQDIGIIGQVEPIYDPSRCIGCQACVKNCKRRVTGALTFENFKVVRDPNRCIGCGECILKCPTSAWTRGEKYYRIVIMGRTGKKNPRLAQTFIEWADEESVLKIIKNMYDFIDKYIDRTLDKEHVGYIVDREGFKKFKEEALKDVKLPKKAKVANHIDYIGYRYERNTIYD; this is translated from the coding sequence ATGATTCTCGATATCGACACAAAGCTCTTAAAGAAAAATGCTTACAGAGTGACAAAGCAAAGAGGCATAACAGCTCTTAGAATAAGGGTTCCCGGCGGAGATCTAAATATAAAGTATCTGGACATAATAAAAGAAGTAGCTGAAAAGTACGGCAATGGGACTGTTCACATTACTACACGTCAAGGCTTTGAAATACCAGGAATACCAATGGAGAAAATTGACAAGATAAATGAGCTTATATCTCCTATTATAAAAGGGCTTAAAGATGAAGGCGTCCAAATAGAAGATGAAGAAGAAGGATACCCTGCCGCAGGTACAAGAAACGTATCAGCTTGCATTGGCAATCGGGTATGCCCATTTGCCAACTATGATACAACAGCACTTGCATTAAAGATAGAAAAGTTAATATATCCTAATGACTATCATGTAAAAATTGCAGTCACTGGTTGCCCAAATGACTGCATAAAAGCACACATGCAGGACATAGGCATCATAGGTCAAGTTGAGCCAATTTACGATCCATCAAGATGTATCGGCTGCCAAGCATGTGTGAAAAATTGTAAAAGAAGAGTTACTGGCGCCCTTACTTTTGAAAACTTCAAAGTTGTAAGAGATCCCAATAGATGCATTGGTTGTGGCGAATGCATATTGAAATGCCCAACTTCTGCATGGACAAGAGGCGAGAAATACTATAGAATCGTCATAATGGGCAGAACAGGCAAGAAAAACCCGAGACTGGCACAGACATTTATAGAGTGGGCAGACGAAGAATCTGTGCTAAAAATAATAAAAAACATGTACGACTTTATCGATAAATACATCGACAGAACCTTAGATAAAGAGCATGTTGGATATATCGTCGATAGGGAAGGATTTAAAAAGTTCAAAGAAGAAGCATTAAAAGACGTCAAACTGCCTAAAAAAGCTAAAGTAGCAAATCATATAGATTATATAGGTTATAGATATGAAAGAAATACAATATATGATTAA